In a single window of the Micrococcaceae bacterium Sec5.7 genome:
- a CDS encoding PH domain-containing protein, producing MRDGEWLRVHPASPFVRGWVAIAAIGFFFGRDTVERLLQGRPLMDDNFAGRAPLLLAAGGIVLVLAVLGFIMTWYFTRYQVAEGYVRVNSGFLFKQQRQARLDRVQAIDIVQPLLARIFGLAELKFEVADAGESAVRLAYLKMGDAKQLRATILARAAGVTLDPTRPEEAAPEAPEHAVLSVPPSRLVGSLLLSEQSFFVVLGGVASVVLSSVTENRGFYFYLIPAVLGLAAAYWGSFNKGYNFTAAISPDGIRLRYGLLDTQAQTLPPGRIQALKVAQPPLWRIFGWYRMQVNVAGYGGAGSNGEASSRTTLLPVGKLADVMSMLSLVLPDPGTPEPGRVFSAGLSGLAGTSGRVVSGEERDGGFITTPRRGRLLAPLGWRRNGYAATGTALLIRSGRWWRQLVVVPHQRTQSMALQQGPLARRFRVVDLVLHTTAGPVTPRLIQAGVDEARVLFDEQSSRARAARKRQTSEQWLARVVEQAPVVEPVPPVVEPVETDHQGPVPSPEVEMQEGQHRE from the coding sequence ATGCGCGACGGCGAATGGCTGCGCGTGCACCCGGCGTCGCCCTTTGTGCGGGGCTGGGTGGCGATCGCCGCCATCGGGTTCTTCTTCGGACGGGACACTGTCGAGCGTCTGCTCCAAGGACGCCCGCTGATGGACGACAACTTCGCCGGCAGAGCGCCCTTGCTCCTGGCCGCCGGCGGAATTGTGCTGGTGCTGGCTGTTCTGGGCTTCATCATGACGTGGTACTTCACCCGTTACCAAGTGGCGGAAGGCTACGTCCGCGTCAACAGCGGGTTCCTGTTCAAACAGCAGCGGCAGGCGAGACTGGACCGCGTGCAGGCGATCGACATTGTGCAGCCGCTGCTGGCCAGGATTTTCGGGCTCGCTGAACTCAAGTTCGAGGTGGCTGACGCCGGCGAATCAGCCGTGCGGCTGGCCTACCTGAAGATGGGCGACGCAAAGCAGCTCCGCGCCACCATTCTCGCCCGGGCTGCCGGTGTGACGCTTGACCCCACCCGTCCCGAAGAAGCCGCGCCCGAGGCGCCCGAACACGCGGTGCTGTCCGTCCCGCCGTCGCGCCTTGTCGGTTCGCTCCTGCTGAGCGAGCAAAGCTTTTTTGTGGTGCTGGGCGGCGTCGCCTCCGTGGTCCTCTCCTCCGTTACTGAAAACCGCGGCTTCTACTTCTACCTGATTCCCGCGGTCCTTGGCCTGGCCGCGGCCTATTGGGGCTCATTCAACAAGGGCTACAACTTCACGGCAGCCATTTCGCCGGACGGCATCCGCCTGCGCTACGGGCTCCTTGACACCCAGGCCCAGACGCTGCCGCCGGGCCGGATCCAGGCCCTCAAAGTGGCCCAACCGCCGCTATGGCGGATCTTCGGCTGGTACCGGATGCAGGTCAACGTCGCGGGCTACGGCGGTGCCGGGAGCAACGGTGAGGCGTCGTCGCGGACCACGCTGTTGCCCGTGGGGAAGCTTGCCGACGTCATGAGCATGCTGTCCCTGGTCCTGCCGGATCCGGGAACGCCCGAGCCCGGACGCGTGTTTTCTGCCGGGCTCAGCGGACTGGCCGGTACGTCGGGGCGGGTCGTGTCGGGGGAAGAGCGGGACGGCGGTTTTATCACCACTCCGCGCCGCGGCCGTCTGCTCGCGCCGCTGGGCTGGCGCCGCAACGGCTATGCGGCCACAGGCACCGCGCTGCTGATCCGTTCCGGACGCTGGTGGCGGCAGCTGGTGGTGGTGCCGCATCAGCGCACACAGTCGATGGCGCTCCAGCAGGGACCGCTGGCACGCCGCTTCCGGGTGGTGGACCTTGTCCTGCATACAACAGCCGGGCCGGTTACGCCGCGGCTGATCCAGGCAGGCGTGGATGAGGCCAGGGTGCTGTTCGACGAGCAATCCTCCCGGGCCCGTGCCGCCCGCAAACGACAGACCAGCGAGCAATGGCTGGCCCGGGTAGTAGAACAAGCGCCGGTGGTTGAGCCTGTTCCGCCGGTGGTGGAGCCTGTCGAAACCGATCACCAGGGACCCGTTCCATCGCCAGAAGTCGAAATGCAGGAAGGCCAGCATCGTGAGTAA
- a CDS encoding DUF2520 domain-containing protein, with amino-acid sequence MSKPGRLGIGIIGAGKVGVVLGAALRAAEHAVVGVSAVSEASRERAETLLPGVPVLDVQDIVERAELVLLAVPDDALGGLVEGLAKLGAWQPGQLVAHTSGRFGVGILHPVRAAGAIPLALHPAMTFTGMSLDLTRLLDCTFGVTADAAMLPIAQALVVEMGAEPVAIAEADRTLYHAALAHGSNHLVTLVAQASELLRVVGVDAPERMLGPLLRATLENALASGESALTGPVARGDVGTVAAHAEALREHDGGGDGDVLAAYLAMARATARRAEGRGLLKPDQLDGIRKALAGPDGDAEDGDAVRGDGPRAPEGH; translated from the coding sequence GTGAGTAAACCCGGACGCCTGGGCATCGGAATCATTGGCGCCGGCAAAGTGGGCGTCGTCCTGGGTGCGGCCTTGCGCGCGGCTGAGCACGCCGTCGTCGGGGTTTCCGCTGTGTCGGAAGCAAGCCGCGAACGGGCCGAAACGTTGCTCCCCGGAGTGCCGGTACTGGATGTGCAGGACATCGTGGAGCGCGCTGAGCTGGTGCTTCTTGCCGTCCCGGACGACGCCCTGGGCGGCCTCGTGGAAGGCCTCGCCAAACTGGGCGCCTGGCAGCCGGGACAGCTCGTGGCACATACGTCGGGCCGGTTCGGTGTGGGCATTCTGCACCCCGTCCGCGCCGCGGGTGCCATCCCGCTGGCCTTGCACCCGGCCATGACCTTCACGGGCATGAGCCTGGACCTCACCAGGCTGCTGGACTGTACGTTCGGTGTCACGGCGGACGCCGCCATGTTGCCCATCGCCCAGGCGCTGGTGGTGGAGATGGGCGCCGAGCCGGTGGCCATCGCTGAAGCGGACCGGACGCTCTATCACGCGGCCCTGGCCCACGGCTCGAACCACCTGGTCACCCTCGTGGCGCAGGCGTCGGAACTCCTTCGCGTGGTGGGCGTCGATGCCCCCGAACGGATGCTCGGTCCGCTCCTGCGCGCCACGCTGGAGAACGCGCTCGCTTCCGGCGAATCCGCCCTGACCGGACCGGTGGCCCGCGGCGATGTGGGCACCGTGGCCGCGCATGCCGAGGCGCTGCGGGAGCACGACGGCGGCGGGGATGGCGATGTTTTGGCGGCGTACCTGGCAATGGCACGCGCCACGGCCCGGCGGGCGGAAGGCCGCGGACTGTTGAAGCCGGACCAGCTGGACGGGATCCGCAAGGCGCTGGCCGGCCCGGATGGGGACGCGGAAGACGGCGACGCGGTACGCGGCGACGGACCCCGTGCCCCGGAAGGACACTGA
- a CDS encoding pantoate--beta-alanine ligase, translating to MAIKLVTTAAGLRAESARLLTEKQGASQGLVPTMGALHEGHARLARAAVEQSDVVVATIFVNPLQFGEAVDLERYPRTLDADLALLEAEGVDLVFAPSVEEVYPGGEPMVRVTAGPLANKWEGASRPGHFDGALTVVAKLLHYGIPGAGLPAAGAFVSGSSAGLPAYRAYFGQKDAQQLTLVKRMVADLNFPVEIVAVPTVRSAEGLALSSRNRFLSDDEREAALVLSRALNLIEDRANAHEPLDLESAQAMVESQPLVQLDYFDVVDPRTLEPLAENCRDTPFRGEGLALIAAKVGPVRLIDNVPLNS from the coding sequence ATGGCGATCAAACTGGTGACTACCGCGGCAGGGCTCCGGGCAGAAAGTGCCCGGCTGCTCACGGAAAAACAGGGCGCATCACAGGGCCTGGTTCCCACCATGGGCGCACTGCACGAGGGGCACGCCCGGCTGGCGCGCGCCGCCGTCGAACAGAGCGACGTGGTGGTGGCCACCATTTTTGTGAATCCGCTGCAGTTCGGCGAGGCCGTGGATCTGGAGCGCTATCCGAGGACTTTGGATGCGGACCTGGCGCTGCTGGAAGCCGAGGGCGTGGACCTGGTGTTCGCGCCGTCCGTGGAGGAGGTCTATCCCGGTGGTGAGCCCATGGTGCGGGTGACCGCCGGACCGTTGGCCAACAAGTGGGAAGGCGCCTCCCGCCCAGGCCACTTCGACGGCGCGCTGACTGTGGTGGCCAAACTGCTCCACTACGGGATTCCCGGTGCGGGCTTGCCGGCAGCGGGGGCATTTGTGTCCGGCAGCAGCGCGGGACTTCCCGCCTACCGCGCCTACTTCGGCCAGAAGGACGCCCAGCAACTGACGCTCGTGAAGCGGATGGTGGCGGACCTGAACTTCCCGGTGGAGATCGTGGCAGTGCCCACGGTCCGCTCAGCCGAGGGCCTGGCGCTGTCGAGCCGCAACCGATTCCTCTCCGATGACGAGCGCGAAGCCGCCCTGGTGCTTTCCCGTGCCCTGAACCTGATCGAGGACCGAGCCAATGCCCACGAACCGCTGGACCTGGAGTCCGCCCAGGCCATGGTGGAGTCCCAGCCGCTTGTGCAGCTGGACTACTTCGACGTGGTGGATCCGCGGACACTCGAGCCGCTGGCCGAGAATTGCCGGGACACCCCGTTCCGCGGCGAAGGCCTGGCCCTTATCGCGGCCAAGGTGGGCCCGGTCCGCCTGATCGACAACGTGCCGCTCAATTCCTGA
- a CDS encoding SDR family oxidoreductase — protein MTKEFDGLVAIVTGGASGIGAAVADRLAAGGAHVAVLDLNPDGSPHFGVGCNVADDASVRAAVGTVATRFGRLDILINNAGIGAQGDITANDDDEWARVLDVNVVGIARVSRAALPHLRQSPAAAIVNMCSIAATAGLPQRALYSASKGAVLSLTLAMAADHIREGIRVNCVNPGTVDTPWVARILDSSADPSAERAALNARQPHGRLITAGEVAGAVAYLASPLSGSTSGTSLAVDGGMQGLRL, from the coding sequence ATGACGAAGGAATTTGACGGCCTCGTCGCCATCGTCACGGGCGGAGCCTCCGGCATCGGAGCAGCCGTCGCGGACCGTCTCGCCGCCGGCGGCGCCCACGTGGCCGTCCTGGACCTGAACCCGGACGGCAGCCCGCACTTCGGTGTCGGATGCAATGTCGCCGACGACGCCTCGGTGCGGGCCGCCGTCGGGACCGTCGCCACCCGCTTCGGCCGCCTGGACATTCTGATCAACAATGCGGGCATCGGCGCCCAGGGCGACATCACCGCGAACGACGACGACGAATGGGCCCGCGTCCTGGACGTCAACGTGGTGGGAATCGCCAGGGTGAGCCGTGCCGCGCTTCCACACCTGCGGCAGTCACCTGCCGCAGCCATCGTCAACATGTGCTCCATCGCCGCAACCGCCGGATTGCCGCAGCGCGCCCTGTATTCGGCATCAAAGGGTGCTGTGCTTTCCCTGACGCTCGCGATGGCAGCCGACCACATCAGGGAAGGAATCCGGGTGAACTGCGTCAACCCCGGAACAGTGGACACCCCCTGGGTGGCCCGGATTCTGGACTCCTCCGCCGACCCCTCGGCCGAACGCGCCGCCCTCAACGCCCGCCAGCCACACGGCCGGCTTATCACCGCCGGGGAGGTCGCCGGCGCCGTAGCCTACCTGGCCAGCCCGCTCTCCGGCTCGACGTCGGGCACCTCATTGGCGGTCGACGGCGGAATGCAAGGTTTGCGCCTCTGA
- a CDS encoding fumarylacetoacetate hydrolase family protein, whose product MNVKFARLGAAGEERPVVMTHEVGGVEKLFSLAPLTRDIDGRFLASGGIARTRAALNAGSLPTVSGDGVRIGSPVARPGAVVCIGMNYAAHAAESGAEPPTIPVVFLKPSNTVSGPFDPAPIPPLAEKYDWEVELGIVIGKEATYLPSTEEAAECIAGYVLANDLSERDYQLPGAAGQWTKGKSLPASTPLGPWLVPADELDAEKLRLRSWVNGDARQDSNTADLIFDAAAVVHHVSQYMLLEPGDVILTGTPEGVALSGRFPYIQPGDVVELEIEGLGRQRQEFYRAHGKDSQ is encoded by the coding sequence ATGAACGTGAAATTTGCGCGTCTGGGCGCCGCTGGCGAGGAACGGCCGGTTGTCATGACCCACGAGGTCGGTGGCGTCGAAAAGTTGTTCAGCCTGGCCCCGCTGACTCGGGACATCGACGGAAGATTCCTCGCCAGTGGCGGAATAGCCCGCACTCGTGCGGCCTTGAACGCCGGAAGCCTCCCCACGGTTTCCGGGGACGGCGTCCGCATCGGTTCCCCCGTTGCCCGCCCCGGCGCCGTGGTGTGCATCGGCATGAACTACGCCGCCCATGCTGCAGAATCCGGCGCCGAGCCGCCCACCATCCCCGTGGTTTTCCTCAAGCCCTCCAACACTGTCAGCGGTCCGTTCGATCCAGCACCCATCCCCCCGCTGGCAGAGAAGTACGACTGGGAGGTGGAGCTCGGCATCGTGATCGGCAAGGAAGCCACGTATCTCCCCAGTACCGAAGAGGCTGCAGAATGCATTGCCGGCTATGTCCTGGCCAACGATCTTTCCGAGCGCGACTACCAGTTGCCAGGCGCTGCCGGCCAATGGACCAAGGGCAAGTCGCTGCCGGCCTCCACCCCGTTGGGACCGTGGCTGGTTCCGGCGGACGAGCTTGACGCCGAAAAACTCCGCCTGCGGTCCTGGGTCAACGGTGACGCCCGTCAGGATTCCAACACGGCGGACCTGATTTTCGACGCCGCCGCTGTGGTGCACCATGTCAGCCAGTACATGCTGCTGGAGCCGGGTGACGTCATTCTTACCGGAACACCCGAAGGCGTCGCGCTCTCGGGTCGCTTCCCGTACATCCAGCCCGGCGACGTCGTTGAACTCGAAATCGAAGGGCTCGGCCGACAGCGCCAGGAGTTCTACCGCGCACACGGAAAGGATTCCCAATGA
- a CDS encoding L-fuconate dehydratase, which translates to MSVITAVDIFDIRFPTSLELDGSDAMNPDPDYSAAYLIIRTDAADGHEGHGFVFTIGRGNEVEAAAINALTDHIRGRHVEELLGDMGATWKMLVHDSQLRWLGPEKGVMHMAIGAVVNALWDLKAKRAGVPLWELLAAMSPEDIVALVDFRYLSDALTPEEALDILRRAVPGRSVRRAGLLAAGYPGYTTTPGWLGYSDEKLVRLAREAVADGFTQIKLKVGASLEEDIRRVRMAREAVGPDIGIALDANQRWDVPEAIEWMAHLAPYDIAWIEEPTSPDDVLGHAAIARAVAPIPVATGEHVQNRVVFKQMLQAGALQVLQIDAARVAGVNENIAILLLAAKFGVRVCPHAGGVGLCEAVQHLSMFDFVAVSGEKEGRLIEFVDHLHEHFVTPVDVHDGCYWPPDAPGAGTEMLQKTLADYSFPDGPVWAGTAHPLISQH; encoded by the coding sequence ATGAGCGTCATTACCGCTGTGGATATCTTTGACATCCGCTTCCCCACCTCCCTGGAACTCGACGGTTCCGATGCCATGAACCCGGACCCGGATTACTCGGCGGCCTACCTGATCATCCGCACGGACGCCGCCGACGGCCACGAGGGCCACGGCTTCGTGTTCACCATCGGACGAGGCAACGAGGTGGAAGCCGCGGCGATCAACGCCCTGACGGACCACATCCGGGGGCGCCACGTGGAGGAGCTGCTGGGTGACATGGGCGCCACTTGGAAGATGCTCGTTCACGATTCCCAGCTCCGCTGGCTTGGCCCCGAAAAAGGTGTCATGCACATGGCGATCGGCGCCGTCGTGAATGCCCTTTGGGACCTCAAGGCGAAGCGCGCTGGTGTCCCGCTGTGGGAGCTGCTGGCCGCAATGAGTCCTGAGGACATCGTGGCCCTGGTGGATTTCCGGTACCTCAGCGACGCGCTGACACCGGAGGAAGCGCTGGACATACTCCGCCGTGCGGTGCCCGGCAGGTCTGTACGACGCGCCGGGCTCCTCGCCGCGGGCTACCCGGGATACACCACGACGCCGGGATGGCTTGGATACAGCGACGAGAAACTGGTCCGGCTGGCCAGGGAAGCCGTCGCCGACGGTTTCACACAGATCAAACTTAAGGTCGGTGCCTCACTGGAGGAGGACATCCGGCGTGTCCGTATGGCTCGCGAGGCCGTGGGCCCGGACATCGGGATCGCCCTGGACGCCAACCAGCGCTGGGACGTGCCTGAAGCCATCGAATGGATGGCACACCTGGCGCCGTATGACATCGCCTGGATCGAGGAGCCCACCAGCCCCGATGACGTTCTGGGCCATGCGGCCATTGCCCGTGCCGTGGCGCCGATCCCGGTGGCCACGGGTGAGCACGTCCAGAACCGGGTGGTGTTCAAGCAGATGCTTCAGGCAGGGGCACTCCAGGTCCTGCAGATTGACGCAGCCAGGGTGGCCGGTGTGAACGAGAACATCGCGATCCTGCTACTGGCGGCCAAGTTCGGTGTCCGGGTGTGTCCGCACGCCGGCGGCGTGGGCCTGTGCGAGGCCGTCCAGCACCTGTCCATGTTCGACTTCGTGGCCGTGTCGGGTGAGAAGGAGGGCCGTCTGATCGAGTTTGTTGACCATCTGCACGAACACTTCGTGACGCCGGTGGACGTCCACGACGGCTGCTACTGGCCGCCCGATGCCCCCGGAGCGGGCACCGAAATGCTCCAGAAGACGCTCGCCGACTACAGCTTTCCCGATGGCCCTGTCTGGGCCGGGACAGCCCACCCCCTCATAAGCCAGCACTGA
- a CDS encoding sugar ABC transporter substrate-binding protein, whose translation MRKEALAAGALALGLIGLAGCSSSPSTTTADGKTAMNWAMWVGGTEDQNAWQKIADDTSATLGDVKITLQGSTFADHFTKMSTQLSSNTAPCLVATQSLRTGQLAPGMLPLDDLVKSNNVDLGAFDQSMIQGLTVDGKLYALPYDVGPVVMFYNKDMFAAAGVPEPKSGWTADEFLAASKKLTSGGKYAIAPNSSDIFVESQVLAYNGGRIVKDDSSIDASNADFATGLQWVSDLTNKEKVSPQLPGGDPSFSGNQFLSGRTAMSIDGPWSVLDTKSKAKFKVGVTTLPAGPGGGKTYSAGSGWGISKQCPTPDKAFAALKVMTGEKVLGELATSGRAFAARTAEQSKWIDNAGIPGVGDALIGALKTAIPLPGSPNGDQLGKLLDQYLVKSINGQQSASDVMKDVASQLPK comes from the coding sequence ATGCGCAAAGAAGCGTTAGCGGCAGGTGCACTTGCCCTGGGCCTGATCGGCCTTGCAGGCTGCAGCAGCAGCCCGTCAACGACGACGGCGGACGGAAAGACCGCGATGAACTGGGCCATGTGGGTCGGTGGAACGGAGGATCAGAACGCCTGGCAGAAAATAGCCGACGATACCAGCGCCACGCTGGGAGATGTCAAGATCACCTTGCAGGGCTCCACCTTCGCAGATCACTTCACCAAGATGAGCACCCAGCTCAGCTCCAATACCGCGCCCTGTCTTGTGGCCACGCAGAGCCTGCGCACGGGCCAGCTCGCGCCCGGAATGCTGCCTCTGGACGACCTGGTGAAAAGCAACAACGTGGACCTTGGCGCCTTCGATCAATCGATGATCCAGGGCCTCACCGTGGACGGCAAGCTGTACGCGCTGCCCTATGATGTTGGCCCGGTGGTCATGTTCTACAACAAGGACATGTTTGCCGCGGCCGGAGTGCCCGAGCCCAAGTCAGGCTGGACCGCGGACGAGTTTCTTGCGGCGTCGAAGAAACTGACCAGCGGCGGGAAGTACGCGATTGCGCCGAATTCCTCAGACATCTTTGTTGAGTCACAGGTGCTGGCCTACAACGGCGGACGCATCGTCAAGGACGACAGCAGCATCGACGCATCCAATGCCGACTTCGCCACAGGCCTGCAGTGGGTCTCCGATCTGACCAACAAGGAAAAAGTGTCGCCGCAGCTACCTGGCGGAGACCCCTCCTTCAGCGGCAACCAATTCCTGTCCGGACGTACCGCGATGAGCATCGACGGCCCATGGTCGGTGCTGGACACGAAGTCCAAGGCGAAGTTCAAGGTTGGCGTCACAACACTGCCCGCCGGCCCGGGCGGCGGAAAGACCTACAGCGCAGGCTCAGGCTGGGGAATCTCCAAGCAGTGCCCCACGCCGGATAAGGCCTTTGCCGCCTTGAAGGTTATGACAGGGGAGAAGGTTCTGGGTGAGCTTGCTACCTCCGGGCGCGCATTCGCAGCCCGTACCGCGGAGCAGAGCAAGTGGATTGATAATGCCGGCATACCCGGAGTAGGGGACGCGCTCATCGGCGCCCTGAAAACCGCAATCCCGCTGCCCGGAAGCCCAAACGGCGACCAGCTCGGCAAGCTGCTCGACCAGTACTTGGTCAAGTCCATCAACGGCCAGCAAAGCGCCAGCGACGTCATGAAGGACGTCGCATCCCAGCTCCCGAAATAA
- a CDS encoding sugar ABC transporter permease, with translation MTVPIGSGTALLESAEEELAHAKQDEASRRHVGRKTGWGGAFAAPHGAGLAIFTLLPIAVSLVISLFNWPLLGTPSFLGLDNYTKILTDPIFGQVVLNTVLFVVLYVPLNLVVSLGLAAWLTPRIKGRHIFRVIFFIPAITPVVANVVVWRLLYQQGGLIDGIMQTTTGVAAPNFLGDENWAMIAIVVMSVWQGFGYNMLIFSAALDAVPENLTEAAQIDGANAWTIFWKIKLAMISPSIFFATMMTLITSFQVFAQPFILTKGGPGSSTSTIVLYIYNQGFQFHQLGLASAAAWVLFVIILGVTAVQFLGQKKWVHYDG, from the coding sequence ATGACTGTACCGATAGGTTCAGGCACAGCGCTGCTTGAGTCGGCTGAAGAAGAACTGGCACACGCCAAACAGGACGAAGCCAGCCGGCGCCACGTTGGACGCAAAACCGGCTGGGGCGGTGCCTTCGCGGCACCGCACGGCGCCGGCCTGGCAATCTTCACCCTCTTGCCCATAGCTGTATCACTGGTGATCAGCCTGTTCAACTGGCCGCTGCTGGGCACACCCAGCTTCCTGGGGCTGGATAACTACACGAAGATCCTGACCGACCCGATCTTCGGACAGGTGGTCCTCAACACAGTGCTCTTCGTGGTGCTGTACGTGCCGCTGAACCTCGTAGTGTCCCTGGGGCTGGCGGCCTGGCTGACGCCCCGGATCAAGGGCCGGCATATCTTCCGGGTGATCTTCTTCATCCCGGCCATCACCCCGGTCGTTGCCAACGTCGTCGTCTGGCGGCTGCTCTACCAGCAGGGAGGACTGATCGACGGGATCATGCAGACCACCACGGGCGTTGCGGCGCCGAACTTCCTGGGCGATGAGAACTGGGCCATGATCGCCATCGTGGTGATGAGCGTCTGGCAGGGCTTCGGCTACAACATGCTGATCTTCTCGGCGGCCCTGGATGCCGTGCCGGAAAACCTGACCGAAGCCGCCCAGATCGACGGAGCCAACGCCTGGACAATTTTCTGGAAGATCAAGCTCGCGATGATCTCGCCGTCGATCTTCTTTGCCACCATGATGACGCTGATCACCTCGTTCCAGGTCTTTGCCCAACCCTTCATCCTGACCAAGGGCGGTCCCGGTTCTTCAACGTCCACCATCGTGCTGTACATCTACAACCAGGGCTTCCAGTTCCACCAATTGGGACTGGCCTCCGCCGCCGCGTGGGTGCTCTTCGTGATCATTCTCGGCGTCACGGCAGTGCAGTTCCTCGGACAGAAGAAATGGGTCCACTATGACGGCTGA
- a CDS encoding carbohydrate ABC transporter permease, which translates to MTAELTAAKPQNIKRPRDIKRPQAKSRIRPAIGYLLLCLIALAFLSPLIYMVATSFKDPAEVFGIPPTLFGSAFRWQNYTEALNYLPFLRFMGNGLLVAGLGTILNVTVSVLSGYAFSRLRWRGRNLIFVVFLATLMIPQEVLVVPMFVMMQQIGWVNTFQSLIVPWAFTAFGAFLLRQFFLGVPQELDDAARVDGAGTVKTFLLVMLPLAGPTLAVLAVFSFIGYWNSFLWPLIVINDVSNLGTVPLGLQMFFSAQGSQWHLVMAAAVISMAPTLLLLILLQKHLVKGIATSGLGGR; encoded by the coding sequence ATGACGGCTGAGCTTACGGCTGCGAAGCCGCAGAATATCAAGCGCCCCCGGGATATCAAGCGCCCCCAGGCCAAATCCCGCATCCGCCCGGCCATCGGCTATCTCCTCCTGTGCCTGATCGCTCTCGCGTTCCTGTCGCCGCTGATCTACATGGTGGCGACATCCTTCAAAGACCCCGCGGAAGTATTCGGCATCCCGCCGACACTGTTCGGCTCGGCATTCCGCTGGCAGAACTACACGGAGGCGTTGAACTACCTGCCCTTCCTCCGCTTCATGGGCAACGGGCTGCTGGTCGCCGGACTCGGCACCATCCTGAACGTGACTGTCTCGGTGCTCTCCGGCTACGCCTTCTCGCGGCTGAGGTGGCGCGGGCGGAACCTGATCTTCGTGGTATTCCTCGCGACGCTGATGATTCCGCAGGAAGTCCTGGTGGTCCCGATGTTCGTCATGATGCAGCAGATCGGCTGGGTCAATACCTTCCAGTCGCTGATTGTCCCCTGGGCATTCACCGCTTTTGGGGCTTTCCTGCTGCGCCAGTTCTTCCTGGGCGTGCCGCAGGAGCTCGACGACGCCGCCCGGGTCGACGGGGCGGGGACCGTGAAGACCTTTCTTCTGGTGATGCTGCCGCTGGCGGGGCCCACCCTGGCTGTGCTCGCGGTGTTCAGCTTCATCGGCTACTGGAACTCGTTCCTCTGGCCGCTGATCGTGATCAACGACGTCAGCAATCTGGGCACGGTCCCGCTGGGCCTGCAGATGTTCTTCAGCGCGCAGGGATCCCAGTGGCACCTGGTGATGGCCGCCGCGGTGATTTCCATGGCCCCGACGTTGCTGCTGCTGATACTGCTTCAGAAACATCTCGTCAAAGGCATTGCCACCAGCGGACTGGGTGGACGCTGA